The following nucleotide sequence is from Solidesulfovibrio carbinolicus.
TTTGGCTAGCCGCGCCCCGTCCTTGCCGTCCCTCTGCATCCCCTTTCAGGGGGTCCGGGGGGCTTAGCCCCCCGGCCGCCGGAGGCATCTTCTCTTTTCGTTGTTTTCCGACTCCGCCCCATGCTCGAACGCGAACTCGAAATATTCCTCCACGGCCCGGGCGGCATCCGGCGGTTGTTCATCTATCGACGCTGGATGTTTCTCGCGCCGGCCCTGGTTCTTTTGGCCCTGGCCTCGGCCGGGGCCTGGCTGTGGCGGTTCGAGGCCGGCTACGAGACCCTGGCCGCCCGGCGTCAGGCCGCCTTGGGGCGGCTGGTGGCCCAGAAGGCGGCGGCCATGCGCCTGCGCGAGCGGATGCGCCTTTTGGGGGAGGAGGCCGGGCGCATTGCCTCGTTTAACGCCAAGCTCGGGATCATGCTCGACCAGCCGGCGGCCGACCCCGGCACCATGGGCGAGGCCCGGACCCCCCGGATGCCGGACGCGGCCATGGGCGAGTCCCTGGGACGGCGGCTGTTCGATTTTCTGGACGCCTTAAGCGGGCGCATGGCCCGGGAGGAGGCGGCCCAGCAGATGCTGGCCCGTAGCCTGGTCGAGCGCAAACTGGAATTTTTGGCCAAACCCACCCTGTGGCCGGCCCGGGGTTATGTCACCTCCGGGTTTGGCCCGAGGCGTTCGCCTTTTGGCCGGGGCGGCGATTTCCACAACGGCGTGGACATCAAGGTGCCCACCGGCAGCCCGGTCTACGCCGCCGGGGCCGGGCGCGTGGTCGAGGCCGGGACCATGGCCGGCTACGGGTTCATCGTCATCATTGCCCATGATTACGGGCTGGAGACGGTCTACGCCCACCTCAAGAAGTTCGACGTCAAGGTCGGCCAGGAGGTCAAGCGCGGCCAGTTGATCGCCCAGTCCGGCAACTCCGGCCGCAGCACCGGCGCGCACCTGCACTACGAAGTCCGGGCCGGCGGCACGCCGGTCAATCCCCGGCAGTATCTCCTCGATTAATCGGCAAGCCGTTGGTGCACCGCGGCAAAGGCCTCGGCCAGGCAGGCCCAGGCCAGGTCCAGGTCGCGTTCGGCGGCTTGCTCCATGGCCTGCCGGGAAAAAAGCCCGTCGAGCTTGGTGCGCGCGCCCAGGAGCTGGCCCACGGCGGCGGCGCTTTTGGCCTGGCCCGGCCCGGCGTGCTGGCGGTGGGCCACGGCGGCGGTGCCGACGTAGACGGCCCGGCGGCCAGCGGTAAAGCCGGCCAGATCCCGGGCCAGATCGTCGAACTGACTGGGTGAGAAGCGGATGTCGAAAGGGGCGGCCGGCCCGGCCAGGGCGCGGGCGCGCAGCAGATGGCAGCAGCCGGAAACCGAGGCGCAGGGACGCACGACGGCCAAGAGGCCGAGGTCCGGCCCGGGGCCGGCATTGACCAGCGGGCGCACGGCATGGGCCTCGTCCGGGGGGAGCAGCCTCACGTCGGCGGCCTGGGCGACCCGGGCCGCGCCCGGCGCGTCGGCCACCACCCGGGCGCCGGCCACGTCGGCCTCGGCATCGGCGGCCAAGGCCCCGGCGAGCTGCTCCAGCCAGTCCGGCGCGACCAGGGCGTCGTCGTCGAGGTAGGCGGCCAGATCGTCGGGACCCAGGCCGGCCGTGCGGGCCAGCCAGTTGCGTGCGGCCGGCGCGCCGACGTTTATGGGCAGGGTCAAGCAGGCAAACCGTCCCGGGGCGAAGC
It contains:
- a CDS encoding M23 family metallopeptidase, whose protein sequence is MLERELEIFLHGPGGIRRLFIYRRWMFLAPALVLLALASAGAWLWRFEAGYETLAARRQAALGRLVAQKAAAMRLRERMRLLGEEAGRIASFNAKLGIMLDQPAADPGTMGEARTPRMPDAAMGESLGRRLFDFLDALSGRMAREEAAQQMLARSLVERKLEFLAKPTLWPARGYVTSGFGPRRSPFGRGGDFHNGVDIKVPTGSPVYAAGAGRVVEAGTMAGYGFIVIIAHDYGLETVYAHLKKFDVKVGQEVKRGQLIAQSGNSGRSTGAHLHYEVRAGGTPVNPRQYLLD